Part of the Spirochaeta lutea genome is shown below.
GCGTCCCAGGGCCACGGGACCGATGCCTCGGGGAATAAACGTCTGGGAGACATCGGAATCTACCTGAAAGAACGAATAAGCGAATATTTTAGAAGTATTAATATGCCCATGAACCTTAAATACATTGACCCCTCCTATATAATCCGGAGTTCCGAAGCCATCCCTACGGATTCAATGTACTGTTCACGCCTGGGGTCGAATGCGGTTCATGCGGGTATGACAGGGAAGACAGAGGTTCTGGTGAGTCTGGTGAATAATAACTTCGTCCACCTGCCGATTGAGGTGGCGGTGCGGACCAGGAACACCGTTGATCCCGAGAGCAGCCTGTGGCGGGATGTGATTGATGCCACGGGAATGCCGGTGAAGATGACCAACGAGTAAGGCTTTGGTAGTGCGCAAAAGATTGTAAACTACGCCAGATATAGTGGCACAGCCAGGGAACCAACCCAGGTATGGTGTCGCCAGGGTGAATAGTTACAACCTTTTGCGCACTACATAAGACTTGGGGTCGCCGGCGAACACCGGAGTGAGGTATGAAGGTATTTTTTAATGCCGCGGATCGTTTGGATCTGCGGGAGTTTGGGATAGATATTCCTGCCGGACGGGATAACGCCCTGCGGACCCTGGAGCTGTTGAAGCAGCGCTGGGAAGCCAAGGGTGGTGCCATGCCGCCTGAGTGGTTGTCGGGGAATACCGCAGAACCGCCCTCCATGGATGATATCCTGCGGGTGCATGATCCGGTATACGTGCAGTCCCTGTTCCGGGGCGGTGAGTCCCTGGAGGGAGAGATTATGCGGGCCTTCGAACTGGTCCGCCCCGACGGCAGCTACCACCGGTACCACCCCGGTCCGGAATCCAGGCCGTTAACCGAGCTTTTTTCCATCCTCCTGAGCAGGGGAGGGGGTACCAAGGCGGCGGGTCAATGGGCCTTGGGAATCCATCCTGACCAGAAGGAAGACCGAAAGAGCAACCAGGATCATTTCGGCCCAGAGACGGCGGAAGGTGAACCCCTTCCGACGGAGACTTCGGCCGAGATTAGGGGTGGGCAGACCCCGCCGAACGAGGCGTTCTACTGCGGGGGCGGGTTTCACCATGCCATGTATAGTTTTGGTGAGGGATTTTGTTTGTACAACGATGTCCTGACGGCCATCCGGTCCTTTCAGGACCAGGGTATTATTCGGAATGCCTGGATCATCGATGTGGATGCCCACAAGGGGGATGGAACCGCGGCCCTGACCCAGGACGATCCCACCCTGGCCACCTTGAGCGTCCATATGGCTCATGGCTGGCCCCTGGATATCACAGCCCAGGAGGCTGCGACCCGGCCTGATCGGAGCCCCCTATCGTTTCTACCCAGTACCGTGGACATTGGAATCACTCAAAACGAGGATTGCGACTACTGCATCCGTCTGGCCCAGGGGCTGGATCTGCTGTGGAACAGCCGGGGCGGGACGGTTACCGATGATGCGGGCAGGGCCCGGCCGGTGCCCCATCCGGACCTGGTGTACGTCCTCCTGGGTGCGGATCCCTTCGAGGAGGATGAGTTGCCATCGGCGAAGCTTTTGGCCTTGAGCCGGGACCAGATGTGTAACCGGGACCGGTTGATTCGGGAGTTTTTTGTGAAGCGGGGGGTGCCTGCGGCGTACCTGATGGCTGGAAACTACGGGGAATCGTCCTGGAAGGTGTACAGTGATTTTCTGTCCTGGAGTCTCGGGATGGAGGATGAGTCCGGGACTACCTAGGCATGCCCGGGGGCGATGCTGCACCTGCCCTATCCCTCCAGCCTTGCGAACCATGGCACTTGCAAGTACATGCACATGCACATGCACATGCACAATGAACGGATAAAAATTATAGTGCGCAAAAGGTTGTAACTTTTGGCCTCCGCGACACCATCCCTGAGTTAGCCTTCGGAACGCGCCGCTATATCTGGTGTAGTTTACAACCTTTTGCGCACTATGCAAAAAAAAGAGCCGGCTCTCTAAGCCGGCTTTAGGCACCCGGCCCGCACAGCGGATCATCGGGTGTCACTTGTAACGTACTATCCCGCTCTCTGGGAGCGGTGATAAAACCTTGTCTGCATTCGCCGGATCATCTCCGGCTATTCCTCTTAGGTGGTGCCATATGCGCCCTCCCATTCTACGCAGTTTCAAGGATGCTTCCATGGGAGCTTACGGGCTCCAGGAACCTCGGAATCAATTCTACCTAAATTCTAATACCGGTCTCTGGGGGAGTCAAGGGAAAGATGAAAGGTTTTTGCGCCCTGCCTGAGGTCTTCAATCCGGACTGCAGGGTGATTTGCATGCCCCTGGAAGCCTTCCAACTTCCGACAGGGCACACAAAAAAAGCGGGCCGTTTCGGACCCGCTTTTTTTCTATCTGACTTCCGGTTCATGGCTGGAGGCGGCCCCGGGGTAAAGACTAACCGCCCCCGGGTACCGATGCCTTCTTACCTTAGCCGTGTTTTTTAGCGAAGTCTGCCATGTATTGGGCCAGAGCCTTGGCGCCTTCCAGGGGCATGGCGTTGTACAGAGATGCTCTGAACCCGCCCACGGAACGGTGACCCTTGAGACCTAGCATACCGAGCTCGGCTGTTCCCGCCAGGAATTCCTTATCCAGCTGGGAGTCTGCCAGGGTAAAGACGATGTTCATGTCCGATCGGACAGCGGAATCTACGGGTGATTTGTAAAATCCCCCGGCAGCTTCAATCGCATTGTAAACGACTTGGGCCTTCTCCCGGTTCTTCTTCTCAATCCCGGCCAGGCCGCCCTGGGATTCTATCCAGGTTAGTACCTTGCCCAGGGCGTAGATACTGAACACCGGTGGGGTATTATAGAGACTGTCGCTGTCCGCGTGGGTAGCGTATTTGAGGTAAGCACCCAGGTTTTGGTTGGCTTTGGCAATCAAATCATCCCGCATGATAACCAGGGTTACCCCCGAGGGGCCCAGGTTTTTTTGGGCGCCGGCATAGATCATGCCGAAGTCTTCCACCGGAAGGGGGCGGCTCATGATGTCGGATGACATATCCGCAATGAGGGGTGCCTCGGTTTTCGGGAAGCTTTTCCACTGGATACCCCCGATGGTCTCGTTGGAGGTTATGTGCAGGTATTCAGCTGACGGGGTTGTTTTTACGCTGCTCGGATCGGGCAGGGTGGTGTAGTTGGTATCCTTGCCGTCATACAGCACCTCTACGTCTCCGTAGATCTTTGCATCTGCTATGGCCTTTTTTGCCCAGGCACCGCTGTTGATGAAGTTGCTAGTCTTCCCGGGTCCCAGCAGATTCATGGGGATCATAGAAAACTGCATGGTCGCTCCGCCCTGAATGAACATGACCTTGTAGTTGTCCGGAAGACCCAGCAGGCTCTTAACCTTGCTGATGGCTCCGTTATGAACCTCATCGTATTCTTTGCTTCGGTGACTGGTTTCCACCAGAGACAGCCCCATCCCTTTGTAGTCTACCAGTTCGGCCTGAAGTTCTTCCAATACAGGCAGGGGTAGGGTGGACGGGCCGGCGTAAAAATTAAATTTTCTAGCCACAGGTTCCTCCTATAGAACGTGTTCAAGGTACACGGCAAATATGCTCGTGAGTTCAAAGCTAATGGCAACCACGAAGGCCAGGAGGCCCCTGGTCAGCCACTTGTTTTTGCGTTTATTTATTCTGGCAATGGCGGTTACCTGCTGGGCGAACAGTAGGTAGGTGCCGTTGTCATCGGCCGTAACCTCCAGAAGATACCCGGCGTATTCCTGGGCTGTACTAAATTGGGTGATCCCTCCGAAGAAGGTGGGATTGGGCCCTTTGGGGTGCCGGGGACCGGGAGCTTCCTCCTCCAGAGTATGAAGTTCCAGGCTCTGATTCACAATTTTGGGTCGGATGACCATAAGTAGGCAGAGAATGCTTATCAGAGCAGCTCCGAAGTACAGAAACACGAGTATTACCGATGCCGGATTATACAGGATCTTATCAAAATGAACGATGAAAAACACCATAAAAACCCCCAGGGTGGAGAGCAGGGCGGTAGCCTTGCTGTCGTTACGTTGGAGGATCTGTTGTTCGGTATCTAAGATCCGAAGCAGTACATCAAGCTTTTCTCGAATGGTCTTCATACTCAGGCAACCTAATCAATAATTGTTTACCGATTTGACTCTACCGGGTTAACCGAGGGATTACAAGGGTGCGTCTGCCTTCCCGGTCAAAAAGTTTCAGATACTGCGCAAAAGCCTGTACCTTTTTCAGGCTCCCAGCACCCCCTCCTGCATACCACCCGCAGACCATAACGTTCTTCGGCACCTAGGACCGGAGGTTCATCCCGGCGGTAGGCTTTGATGCGGTAGGGCTCCAGAACTTTATGCTAGGCCCGGTAGATGGTCAGCCGGGTGATCATGGCCTTGGGGGGGATGAGGGGGACTTCGTCCCCCCGGTGGAGCGGTGCCCGGGATTACCGGGCGCCGAGCTTTTCTGCCAGGGCTTGGAGGGCCGGGTGGATTTCTCCGGCGCCGAGCACGGCTTTGGTCAGGACCTTGCCGAGCTGGACTCCTTCTTGGTCGAAGCTGTTGAGGTTCCAGAGAAAGCCCTGGAACATGATCTTATTTTCGAAATGAGCAAGGAGCGCGCCGAGAACCCGGGGGGTTAGTTTGTCTGCGTACAGCAGACTGGAGGGCCGTTCGCCGGGGAAGTGCTTATTGGCGTTATCATCGTCCTTGCCGAGGGCGAAGGCTGCTATTTGGGCCACGAGGTTGGCATTCAGTTTCTGCTGGCTGGTGGAACCTTCGAAGGTTGTATCCATGCCGGTTTGGTTTTTCAGAAAACCGATAAATTGCAGGGGTATAATGTCTGTACCCTGGTGGAGCAGCTGGTAAAAGCTATGCTGACCGTTTGTTCCCGGTTCTCCGAAAATGACCGGTCCTGTGACATAGCTAACAGGCTTGCCGAACCGGTTAACCTGTTTACCGTTGCTTTCCATATCAGCCTGCTGGAGGTGGGCGGGGAACCGGCTTAATGCTTGGCTGTACGGTAGGATGGCGGTACTAGGCAGGTTCATGAAGTTTCGCTCGAATACGCCGATGAGGGCGTCCAGCATGGCGGGGTTATTCTGAAGCGATGGATCCAGGGCTGCGAGATCGGCGCTATGTGCTCCGTCAAGAAGGTCGCGAAAAACCTCCGGTCCATAGGCAAGGCTGAGCACCGCTCCGCCTACCGCGCTGGTGCTGGAGAACCGGCCGCCGATGTAGTCGTCAATGAAGAAGCTGTCCAGGTATTCACTGTTTTTGGCCAGTGGGCTTGTCTCGCTGGTTACGCAGATCATCTGCTTTCTTGGTTGTTGGATTCCAGCTTTTTCGAGAACACCCAGAACCAGGGCCTCGTTGGTCAGGGTTTCCTGGGTGGTTCCGCTTTTAGAAACAAGGATAAAGAGGCTGCTTTGGGGATTGATATTCTGGAGAACCACAGCAGCATCGTCGGGATCGACATTGGAAATGAATCGTGCCTTCATTTTAGGGGTGGCATACCCCTCCAGGGCAAGGTAGAGAGCTCGGGGGCCGAGGTCCGAGCCGCCGATACCGATCTGGACAACGGTGTCAAACCGCGTACCCTCCGGGGTGGTGATGGTGCCGTCGTGCACCTTCTGGGTGAAGGTGGCAATCCGCTGTTGCTGGTTCCGGTAGAATGCTCCCAGATCTTTACCGTCTTCAGTTACCGGACCGGAAACCTCACCCCGGCTGAGGTGGTGCAGAACCTTCCGGTTCTCCCCGGTGTTCATCACCTCCCCTTGGGTAAGGGTCCGGTATTTTTCTGCCAGTTGGGCTTCATCTGCGAGACTCTGCAGTAGTTCCAGGACGTTTTCGTCCACCTTCTTGGCTGCGTAATTGTATGCCAGGTATTCTGTGCCAAGATCCGTTTTTACCTCGTAGCGTTCTACCCGTTTTGCGTCCAACATCGTCTCCAGGCTCCGGGGCTGTTTGCCCGCAGCAGCGAGATCGCGGTAGGATGAAAGGGTATCAAAATTCTTATACTCTAGGGACATTGTTTTCCTCCTTGGTGTAGGTGCGGCATAAGAGTACGGGATATCGGTATTTTTTTCTACGCTTCCCCTGAGAAAAAACCTGGGCTATACTGGCAGGCATGTCTAAAAATATTCGATTTAGAACCATTTTAATGGCTGCCTTTCTGGCATCGGTAATCATTCCGGTGCTGTTTTTTGGGTTGGTGGTCAGAATTCCGGTGAATGAGGGTATTACCCGTATTCTGGATAGCGAACTAGAGCAGATTGCCCGGCTCGCCAAGGGGATGGTTGAAACCTCCTTCGAGATTGGCCAGGGAAGGGTGAATGCCGACCTGAGGCTTGCGAAAGAGCTCTATACCCGGGATGCTGTATTC
Proteins encoded:
- a CDS encoding arginase family protein; amino-acid sequence: MKVFFNAADRLDLREFGIDIPAGRDNALRTLELLKQRWEAKGGAMPPEWLSGNTAEPPSMDDILRVHDPVYVQSLFRGGESLEGEIMRAFELVRPDGSYHRYHPGPESRPLTELFSILLSRGGGTKAAGQWALGIHPDQKEDRKSNQDHFGPETAEGEPLPTETSAEIRGGQTPPNEAFYCGGGFHHAMYSFGEGFCLYNDVLTAIRSFQDQGIIRNAWIIDVDAHKGDGTAALTQDDPTLATLSVHMAHGWPLDITAQEAATRPDRSPLSFLPSTVDIGITQNEDCDYCIRLAQGLDLLWNSRGGTVTDDAGRARPVPHPDLVYVLLGADPFEEDELPSAKLLALSRDQMCNRDRLIREFFVKRGVPAAYLMAGNYGESSWKVYSDFLSWSLGMEDESGTT
- the serC gene encoding 3-phosphoserine/phosphohydroxythreonine transaminase, which produces MARKFNFYAGPSTLPLPVLEELQAELVDYKGMGLSLVETSHRSKEYDEVHNGAISKVKSLLGLPDNYKVMFIQGGATMQFSMIPMNLLGPGKTSNFINSGAWAKKAIADAKIYGDVEVLYDGKDTNYTTLPDPSSVKTTPSAEYLHITSNETIGGIQWKSFPKTEAPLIADMSSDIMSRPLPVEDFGMIYAGAQKNLGPSGVTLVIMRDDLIAKANQNLGAYLKYATHADSDSLYNTPPVFSIYALGKVLTWIESQGGLAGIEKKNREKAQVVYNAIEAAGGFYKSPVDSAVRSDMNIVFTLADSQLDKEFLAGTAELGMLGLKGHRSVGGFRASLYNAMPLEGAKALAQYMADFAKKHG
- a CDS encoding Pycsar system effector family protein; protein product: MKTIREKLDVLLRILDTEQQILQRNDSKATALLSTLGVFMVFFIVHFDKILYNPASVILVFLYFGAALISILCLLMVIRPKIVNQSLELHTLEEEAPGPRHPKGPNPTFFGGITQFSTAQEYAGYLLEVTADDNGTYLLFAQQVTAIARINKRKNKWLTRGLLAFVVAISFELTSIFAVYLEHVL
- a CDS encoding glucose-6-phosphate isomerase, with the translated sequence MSLEYKNFDTLSSYRDLAAAGKQPRSLETMLDAKRVERYEVKTDLGTEYLAYNYAAKKVDENVLELLQSLADEAQLAEKYRTLTQGEVMNTGENRKVLHHLSRGEVSGPVTEDGKDLGAFYRNQQQRIATFTQKVHDGTITTPEGTRFDTVVQIGIGGSDLGPRALYLALEGYATPKMKARFISNVDPDDAAVVLQNINPQSSLFILVSKSGTTQETLTNEALVLGVLEKAGIQQPRKQMICVTSETSPLAKNSEYLDSFFIDDYIGGRFSSTSAVGGAVLSLAYGPEVFRDLLDGAHSADLAALDPSLQNNPAMLDALIGVFERNFMNLPSTAILPYSQALSRFPAHLQQADMESNGKQVNRFGKPVSYVTGPVIFGEPGTNGQHSFYQLLHQGTDIIPLQFIGFLKNQTGMDTTFEGSTSQQKLNANLVAQIAAFALGKDDDNANKHFPGERPSSLLYADKLTPRVLGALLAHFENKIMFQGFLWNLNSFDQEGVQLGKVLTKAVLGAGEIHPALQALAEKLGAR